One Pseudomonas sp. MH9.2 DNA segment encodes these proteins:
- a CDS encoding PaaI family thioesterase — translation MTIDFKDQVRQAREQGSYERLFELIPYAKLIGIECSRQDDALLFRLPANKDNIGNPLLPALHGGVIAGFMELAAAMHLLVATGSGSVPKIIDFSVDYLRAGYFRDTYAQCQVWRQGRRVANVAVTAWQSTSAEPVATARAHFKIEES, via the coding sequence ATGACGATTGATTTCAAGGACCAGGTTCGCCAGGCTCGTGAACAGGGCAGCTATGAAAGATTGTTCGAGCTGATTCCCTACGCGAAACTGATCGGTATTGAATGTTCGCGTCAGGATGATGCGTTGCTGTTTCGCCTGCCTGCCAACAAGGACAATATCGGTAACCCCCTGTTACCGGCCCTTCACGGCGGCGTGATCGCAGGCTTCATGGAGTTGGCGGCAGCCATGCATTTGCTGGTTGCCACCGGATCGGGCTCAGTCCCCAAGATCATCGACTTCTCGGTCGACTACCTGCGTGCCGGTTATTTTCGGGACACCTATGCGCAGTGCCAGGTCTGGCGGCAGGGGCGACGGGTGGCCAATGTCGCTGTTACCGCCTGGCAGAGCACCTCGGCCGAGCCCGTTGCCACGGCGCGGGCGCATTTTAAAATCGAAGAATCATAG
- a CDS encoding PaaI family thioesterase: MSDNPIFERAVRFISVLRHCQVLGMRVHRADTEGMTLILPYSPHIVGDPQTGVIHGGALTSLMDTACGIATLCVLPEFEVCPTLDLRIDYMHPAEPHKDVFGFAQCYRVTTDVMFIRGFAYQADPQQPIAHVVGTFMRMGKGAAAGSKGLSGSINGGAL, from the coding sequence ATGAGCGATAACCCCATTTTTGAGCGCGCGGTGCGCTTTATTTCGGTGCTCCGGCATTGCCAGGTTCTGGGCATGCGCGTGCACCGCGCAGATACCGAAGGCATGACCCTGATCCTCCCCTACAGTCCGCACATCGTTGGTGATCCGCAAACCGGCGTTATCCATGGCGGCGCGCTGACGTCGTTGATGGACACCGCCTGCGGGATTGCCACGCTTTGCGTGCTGCCGGAGTTTGAAGTGTGCCCGACTCTCGATCTGCGCATCGACTATATGCATCCCGCTGAACCACACAAAGACGTCTTTGGTTTTGCCCAGTGTTATCGGGTGACCACCGACGTTATGTTTATCCGGGGTTTTGCTTATCAGGCTGACCCGCAACAGCCGATTGCCCATGTGGTCGGGACGTTCATGCGCATGGGCAAGGGGGCTGCTGCAGGCAGTAAGGGGTTGAGCGGCTCGATCAATGGCGGTGCGTTATGA
- a CDS encoding DUF599 domain-containing protein, with product MSFIQANLIHLMAALWFIICWGGYTRYASLKAADTACLASVLHLYREDWMRRMLLRDNRIADASVIGNLERNASFFASSTLIILAGILTVLGASERAVSLLADIPMVQQVSQGMSEIKLLCLASVFVYAFFTFSWCMRQYNFAAVLIGSAPMVGERHVSELERKSFALRAARVISMAANQFNFGLRAYYFGMTMLAWFVSPWLFMLMSTGVVLVLYRREFHSDVLQVMVYTQTEAPTAEPIKETTAL from the coding sequence ATGTCGTTCATTCAAGCCAATCTAATTCATCTCATGGCAGCACTCTGGTTCATCATCTGCTGGGGTGGTTATACCCGCTATGCCAGCCTGAAGGCCGCCGACACTGCTTGCCTGGCCAGCGTTTTGCACCTTTATCGGGAGGACTGGATGCGCCGAATGCTGCTGCGTGACAACCGTATCGCCGATGCCAGCGTGATCGGTAATCTGGAACGTAACGCCTCTTTTTTCGCGTCGAGCACCTTGATCATCCTTGCCGGCATTCTCACTGTGTTGGGCGCTTCCGAGCGGGCAGTGTCGCTGTTGGCGGACATTCCCATGGTCCAGCAGGTTTCGCAGGGCATGTCAGAAATCAAACTGTTGTGCCTGGCATCCGTCTTCGTCTACGCCTTTTTTACATTCAGTTGGTGCATGCGTCAGTACAACTTCGCGGCGGTGCTGATCGGCTCTGCACCCATGGTCGGTGAGCGTCATGTCAGCGAGTTGGAGCGCAAGTCGTTTGCCTTACGCGCTGCCCGGGTTATCTCCATGGCTGCCAACCAGTTCAACTTCGGGTTGCGCGCTTACTATTTCGGCATGACGATGCTCGCCTGGTTTGTCAGCCCCTGGTTATTCATGTTGATGAGCACAGGGGTGGTGCTGGTGTTGTACCGGCGGGAGTTTCATTCCGATGTGTTGCAAGTGATGGTCTACACCCAAACGGAGGCTCCGACTGCGGAGCCCATCAAGGAGACGACGGCGTTATGA
- a CDS encoding MAPEG family protein produces MSIPFWCLFISAVLIYVARIPVGKAMKEQGGYNNHLPRAQQAQLTGYGARALAAHQNSFEAFVLFSAGVFVAHTTQTQGFLIDGIAVVFVIARLIFLGAYLADIPTVRSLAWFVGLLCSLGLMLSPLLR; encoded by the coding sequence ATGAGTATCCCTTTCTGGTGTTTGTTTATCAGCGCGGTGTTGATTTATGTGGCGCGGATTCCGGTCGGCAAAGCGATGAAAGAGCAGGGTGGTTACAACAACCATTTGCCGCGTGCCCAGCAGGCGCAATTGACCGGTTATGGCGCCCGCGCATTGGCGGCGCATCAGAACAGTTTCGAAGCGTTCGTGTTGTTTTCGGCGGGGGTGTTTGTCGCCCATACCACGCAGACCCAAGGCTTTTTAATCGATGGGATCGCCGTGGTTTTCGTGATTGCGCGTTTGATTTTTCTGGGAGCGTATCTGGCGGATATTCCAACCGTGCGCAGCCTGGCCTGGTTTGTCGGGCTGTTGTGTTCGTTGGGATTAATGCTCAGCCCGTTGCTGCGCTGA